The Pseudonocardia sp. HH130630-07 DNA window ACCCAGCTCGTCACCGGCCCGCAGCGGCTGGAGAAGGTCCGCTACCGCGCGCCCTACGCCACCGAGTGGACCGACCTGGACCTGTCCACCGCGATGGGGATGATCGCCGACCGGGTCGTGGACGCCCGCCGCCGTGGCTGGCAGGACGCCGACGACCAGGGCCGCCCGCTGAACCGGACGATGGGCATCGCCGCACTCGGCGGCGCCGCGCTGGACAACGAGGAGAACTACCTCCTCAAGAAGGTCTTCACCTCGTGGGGCGCGGTGCAGATCGAGAACCAGGCGCGTATTTGACACTCCGCCACGGTTCCCGGTCTGGGAACCTCGTTCGGTCGGGGCGGCGCGACCAACCACCAGCAGAGCCTGGCGGACGCCGACTGCATCATCATCATGGGCTCGAACATGGCCGAGGCGCACCCGGTCGGGTTCCAGTGGGTGATGGAGGCCAAGGCCCGGGGCACCCGGGTGATCCACATCGACCCGCGGTTCACCCGGACCAGCGCGGTCGCGGACACCTACGTGCGGTTGCGCGCGGGCAGTGACATCGCGTTCCTCGGCGGGGTCGTGCGCCACGTCCTGGAGAACGACCTCGCGTTCCGGGAGTACGTGGCGGCCTACACCAACGCGTCGTTCGTGCTGGGCGAGGACTACGTCGACGCCGAGGACAACGACGGCGTCTTCTCCGGCTACGACCCGGAGTCCGCGACCTACGACACGAGCAGCTGGCGGTTCGAGACCGGTGCCGACGGCGCGCCCGTGAGCGACCCGACGCTGGAGCACCCGCGCAGCGTGTTCCAGGTGCTGCGCCGGCACTTCGCCCGCTACACCCCGGAGACGGTGCAGGAGGTCTGCGGCGTGTCCCCGGAGCAGTTCCGGGACGTCTGCGAGGCCTGGACGTCGAACTCCGGGCGGGACCGGACGACGTCGCTGGTCTACAGCGTCGGCTGGACCCAGCACTCGGTCGGTGCGCAGTACATCCGCTGCGGGGCGATCCTGCAGCTGCTGCTGGGCAACGTCGGACGCCCCGGCGGCGGGATCTTCGCGCTGCGCGGGCACGCCTCCATCCAGGGCTCGACCGACATCCCGACCCTGTTCAACCTGCTGCCCGGCTACCTGCCGATGCCCGCCGTCGGCCAGGCCGACACCGCCACCTACATCGAGGCGGTGCGCACGAAGGGCCACAAGGGCTTCGGCTGGAACAGCGACGCCTACATGGTGTCGATGCTCAAGGAGTGGTTCGGTGACGCCGCGACGCCGGAGAACGACTTCGGGTACGGCTGGCTGCCGCGCATCGACGGCGACCACGGCACCTACCGCACCGTCATGGACATGATCGACGGCCGGGTGTTCGGGTACTTCGTGCTCGGACAGAACCCGGCGGTCGGCTCCGCGCACGGCAAGATGCAGCGGCTCGGGATGGCCAACCTGGAGTGGATGGTCGTCCGCGACCTCGTCGACATCGAGACGGCGAGCTTCTGGAAGGACTCGCCGGAGATCGAGACCGGCGAGATCGTGCCCGAGCAGTGCCGCACCGAGGTGTTCCTGCTGCCCGCGGCCTCGCACGTGGAGAAGGACGGCACGTTCACCCAGACCCAGCGGATGGTGCAGTGGCGGACCAAGGCCGTCGAGCCCTCCGGTGACCGGCGCTCGGACCTGTGGTTCGCCTACCACCTCGGCCGGCTGGTGCGCGAGCGCCTGGCGGACTCGACCGACCCACGCGACCTGCCGGTGCAGAAGCTGGCCTGGGACTACGAGCTCGAGGGCCACGACGAGTGGGCCGAGCCGTCGCCGGACGACGTCCTGCGCCGGATCAACGGCTACGACCTGTCCACCGGTGAGCTGCTCGACGGGTTCGCCCAGCTCAAGGCGGACGGCAGTACGTCCTCCGGCTGCTGGATCTACAGCGGGGTGTACGCCGGCGGGGTCAACCGGGCCGCGCGGCGCGAACGCCCGGCGGACCCGGACGTCGCCCCCGAGTGGGGCTGGACCTGGCCGATGAACCGCCGGGTCATCTACAACCGGGCCTCGGCCGACCCGCAGGGCCGGCCGTGGAGCGAGCGGAAGAAGCTGCTCTGGTGGGACGCGGACGCGGGCCGCTGGACCGGCGACGACGTCCCGGACTTCGTCGCGACCACCCCGCCCGGGCACGATCCGGGCCCGGACGCCGTCGGCCCGGCCGCACTCGCCGGTGACGACGCCTTCGT harbors:
- the fdnG gene encoding formate dehydrogenase-N subunit alpha, with translation MDVVGWLGSWPVFQQLTGRDRLGRGAAAQSGKSEGLRARTATADRWAGSVCPYCAVGCGQRVYVKDEKVVQIEGDPDSPISRGRLCPKGSASTQLVTGPQRLEKVRYRAPYATEWTDLDLSTAMGMIADRVVDARRRGWQDADDQGRPLNRTMGIAALGGAALDNEENYLLKKVFTSWGAVQIENQARIUHSATVPGLGTSFGRGGATNHQQSLADADCIIIMGSNMAEAHPVGFQWVMEAKARGTRVIHIDPRFTRTSAVADTYVRLRAGSDIAFLGGVVRHVLENDLAFREYVAAYTNASFVLGEDYVDAEDNDGVFSGYDPESATYDTSSWRFETGADGAPVSDPTLEHPRSVFQVLRRHFARYTPETVQEVCGVSPEQFRDVCEAWTSNSGRDRTTSLVYSVGWTQHSVGAQYIRCGAILQLLLGNVGRPGGGIFALRGHASIQGSTDIPTLFNLLPGYLPMPAVGQADTATYIEAVRTKGHKGFGWNSDAYMVSMLKEWFGDAATPENDFGYGWLPRIDGDHGTYRTVMDMIDGRVFGYFVLGQNPAVGSAHGKMQRLGMANLEWMVVRDLVDIETASFWKDSPEIETGEIVPEQCRTEVFLLPAASHVEKDGTFTQTQRMVQWRTKAVEPSGDRRSDLWFAYHLGRLVRERLADSTDPRDLPVQKLAWDYELEGHDEWAEPSPDDVLRRINGYDLSTGELLDGFAQLKADGSTSSGCWIYSGVYAGGVNRAARRERPADPDVAPEWGWTWPMNRRVIYNRASADPQGRPWSERKKLLWWDADAGRWTGDDVPDFVATTPPGHDPGPDAVGPAALAGDDAFVMQPDGKAWLFAPTGVADGPLPTHYEPHESPIRNQLYRQQSNPTRKVFGRKDNPSNPAAGEKGSEVFPFVLTTSRLTEHHTAGAMSRQLPFLAELQPELFVEVSPELARQRDLEHMGTAHVVTSRSAVQARVMVTDRMAPLRVGGTTVHQVWMPYHWGSTGLVRGDVVNDLFGVVQDPNVFIQETKVITCDVRPGPRPRGPELTALLEEVRSLAGITPATNTELLHDDGVPHVDPTARPDDRPPGVPGIGVPAENPLETP